A portion of the Deinococcus peraridilitoris DSM 19664 genome contains these proteins:
- a CDS encoding arabinan endo-1,5-alpha-L-arabinosidase — protein sequence MTQHAPPSDPTASPPPPALVLTGDLGTHDPTLFKAGDTYYVFSTGCLQHEDDPGGILIHRSKGGLAGPWETVGAIPVPGWARSQYRPRHLWAPNVVRDGDTYHLYYAVSEFGRNHSAIGLATSTTPGDTSSWQDHGPILTSTDTPDFDYNAIDPMVLQDGEKWWITWGSFWSGLKLQQLRELRYPTGPVVSLASRPGVPHNPVEAPAITRRGQYYYLFMSWDLCCRAEQSTYKIAVGRSTHITGPYVDRDGTRLDQGGGTVLLTGRGHLHAAGGQDVYHENGEYYLIYHSYDALQNFKPVMCIEQLTWRDEWPELT from the coding sequence ATGACCCAACACGCGCCTCCATCCGACCCCACCGCGTCACCCCCCCCGCCCGCCCTGGTCCTCACCGGCGACCTCGGCACCCACGACCCCACGCTGTTCAAGGCCGGCGACACCTACTACGTGTTCTCCACCGGCTGCCTCCAGCACGAGGATGACCCGGGCGGCATCCTCATCCACCGCTCCAAGGGCGGACTCGCTGGCCCCTGGGAAACCGTTGGGGCGATTCCCGTTCCCGGATGGGCTCGCTCGCAGTACCGCCCGCGGCACCTCTGGGCACCCAACGTCGTGCGCGATGGCGACACCTACCACCTGTACTACGCCGTGTCCGAATTCGGACGCAACCACTCTGCGATCGGCCTGGCGACCAGTACCACCCCCGGCGACACGTCGAGCTGGCAGGACCACGGCCCCATCCTCACTTCGACCGACACGCCAGACTTCGATTACAACGCGATCGACCCAATGGTCCTCCAGGATGGCGAGAAGTGGTGGATTACCTGGGGCTCCTTCTGGTCCGGCCTCAAACTCCAGCAACTGCGCGAGCTCCGCTACCCCACGGGACCCGTCGTCTCGCTCGCGTCACGCCCCGGAGTCCCGCACAACCCCGTCGAGGCGCCCGCCATCACCCGACGTGGCCAGTACTACTACCTGTTCATGTCCTGGGACCTGTGCTGCCGCGCAGAGCAGAGCACCTACAAAATCGCCGTCGGCCGCTCGACCCACATCACTGGCCCCTACGTTGACCGTGACGGGACGCGCCTCGACCAGGGCGGCGGCACGGTCCTTCTCACTGGCCGGGGTCACCTGCACGCTGCAGGCGGACAGGACGTCTATCATGAGAACGGCGAGTACTACTTGATTTACCATTCCTACGACGCCCTGCAGAACTTCAAGCCGGTCATGTGCATTGAGCAGCTCACCTGGCGAGACGAGTGGCCCGAACTCACCTGA
- a CDS encoding carbohydrate ABC transporter permease gives MSIAAPHRTPRGRARSLLALNESNPLIPYLFLFPHAILFFVFVLYPVGFGLWVSMHQYDPLNTTQPFVGLQYYRNLFDPASPQYEFFWKTLLNTCLFVVISVPALVGASLALALQLHRPIFGRAFFRTLFFAPGILSVPVIGVLWRWVFNNTGGLVNNVRAEGFGLDPINWLTTEGLAWIPIVIATIWWTVGFNMTLYLAALSGISQSYYEAAEIDGAGPWAKFRFITLPLLQPTTLFVAVTTVLTSFQLFGQSLLITGGGPLRNTQSVIQYITEEAFTNNQFASATAMSFAFGLLMLVFTAFQFKLMAKDLTQSREDR, from the coding sequence ATGAGTATCGCCGCCCCTCACCGGACCCCACGTGGTCGCGCACGCAGCCTGCTGGCCCTCAACGAATCCAACCCACTCATTCCATACCTGTTTCTCTTTCCGCACGCCATTCTCTTCTTCGTCTTCGTGCTGTACCCCGTCGGATTCGGGCTGTGGGTCAGCATGCACCAGTACGACCCACTCAACACCACGCAACCCTTCGTCGGCCTGCAGTACTACCGCAACCTCTTCGACCCCGCCTCCCCGCAGTACGAGTTCTTCTGGAAGACGCTGCTCAACACCTGCCTGTTCGTGGTGATCAGCGTTCCCGCCTTGGTCGGCGCGTCGCTCGCCCTAGCGCTGCAACTGCACCGCCCCATCTTCGGACGCGCGTTCTTCCGCACACTGTTCTTCGCGCCCGGCATCCTGTCTGTCCCCGTCATCGGCGTGCTGTGGCGCTGGGTGTTCAACAACACCGGCGGTCTCGTGAACAACGTCCGCGCCGAGGGGTTCGGGCTCGACCCCATCAATTGGCTCACCACCGAGGGCCTCGCCTGGATTCCGATCGTCATCGCGACCATCTGGTGGACCGTCGGCTTCAACATGACCCTGTACCTCGCCGCCCTCTCGGGCATCTCCCAGAGCTACTACGAGGCCGCCGAGATCGACGGTGCCGGCCCCTGGGCGAAGTTTCGCTTCATCACCCTGCCGCTGCTGCAGCCCACCACGTTGTTCGTGGCAGTCACGACCGTCCTCACTTCGTTCCAGCTGTTCGGGCAGTCCCTGCTAATCACCGGCGGCGGCCCCCTCCGCAACACCCAGAGCGTCATCCAGTACATCACCGAGGAAGCATTCACCAACAACCAGTTCGCCTCAGCCACCGCCATGTCCTTCGCCTTCGGCCTGCTGATGCTGGTGTTCACGGCCTTCCAGTTCAAGCTGATGGCCAAGGACCTTACCCAGAGTCGGGAGGATCGCTGA
- a CDS encoding glycoside hydrolase family 127 protein encodes MTKTHGHQPDHGNQTRDSATSGAPLTPPHAVIADPFWERYTELVRTTVIPYQWEALNDRVEGAEPSHAVRNFRIAAGLEDGSFHGFVFQDSDLAKWLEAVGHSLAQHPDPELERTADAAIDLIAAAQHPSGYLNTYFTIQEPGQQWTNLLDCHELYCAGHLIEAAVAYHRATGKRVLLDVVIRLVDHIDEVFGPREGQLRGYDGHQEIELALVKLFEATGERRYLELSRFFIDERGRAPNFLREEWERRGRVSHFVGKMAALDLSYNQAHVPVREQNVAVGHAVRAVYMYTAMADLARLTGDASLHDACRVLWSNMTGRQMYITGAIGATHHGEAFTFDYDLPNDTVYAETCASIGLIFFARRMLQLEPRGEYADVMERALYNTVLGSMSMDGRHYFYVNPLEVWPAASAGNPGRRHVKATRQPWFGCSCCPPNVARLLSSLGEYLYQVSDDDRTVYAHLFVGSIVTLSVAGHDVTLRQESSLPWSGRATFTIGSLAAREPRGQHGPGEAAFQLALRVPAWRAGEPQLRVNGEDAAYNVNDGYALVDRAWREGDTVEWILPMAAQLMTAHPNVRANAGRVAIQRGPLVYCLEEIDNGGPLASLVLPADATLEERVSDILLPGMVMLDGRAMREETFDSLGETNRGEAGTLYRPFMPAFTEVPVRAVPYFLWGNRELGEMNVWLRTHAGL; translated from the coding sequence ATGACGAAGACGCACGGGCATCAACCGGACCACGGCAACCAGACGCGAGACAGCGCCACGAGCGGGGCGCCGCTCACACCGCCTCACGCGGTCATCGCCGATCCATTCTGGGAGCGGTACACGGAACTCGTACGTACAACCGTCATCCCATACCAGTGGGAGGCGCTCAACGATCGGGTCGAGGGCGCCGAACCCAGTCACGCCGTACGCAACTTCCGGATTGCTGCGGGGCTCGAGGACGGCTCGTTCCACGGGTTCGTGTTTCAGGACAGCGACTTGGCCAAGTGGCTGGAGGCCGTCGGGCACTCGCTCGCGCAGCATCCGGACCCGGAGCTCGAACGAACAGCGGACGCCGCGATCGACCTGATCGCGGCGGCGCAGCACCCCAGCGGCTACCTGAACACGTATTTCACCATCCAGGAGCCAGGCCAGCAGTGGACGAACCTGCTTGACTGCCACGAACTGTACTGCGCGGGGCACCTGATCGAGGCGGCCGTCGCGTACCATCGCGCGACCGGCAAGCGCGTCCTGCTCGACGTCGTGATTCGCCTCGTGGATCACATCGACGAGGTGTTCGGTCCTCGCGAAGGGCAACTGCGCGGCTACGACGGTCACCAGGAAATCGAGCTGGCGCTGGTGAAGCTGTTCGAGGCCACCGGCGAGCGGCGGTACTTGGAGCTAAGCCGGTTCTTCATCGACGAGCGCGGCCGAGCACCGAACTTCCTGCGTGAAGAGTGGGAACGGCGCGGGCGCGTCAGTCACTTCGTCGGAAAGATGGCCGCCCTCGACCTCAGCTACAACCAGGCGCATGTCCCGGTGCGCGAACAGAACGTCGCGGTGGGGCACGCCGTGCGCGCAGTGTACATGTACACTGCCATGGCCGACCTCGCCCGGCTGACAGGAGACGCGTCGTTGCACGACGCGTGCCGCGTGTTGTGGAGCAACATGACTGGCAGGCAGATGTACATCACCGGCGCCATCGGAGCTACGCACCATGGCGAGGCGTTCACCTTCGACTACGACCTGCCGAACGACACGGTGTACGCCGAGACGTGCGCGTCGATCGGGCTGATCTTCTTCGCAAGGCGCATGTTGCAGCTCGAGCCGCGCGGCGAGTACGCCGACGTGATGGAACGCGCCCTGTACAACACCGTACTAGGCAGCATGTCGATGGATGGACGGCACTACTTCTACGTGAATCCGCTTGAGGTGTGGCCCGCAGCAAGCGCGGGCAATCCCGGACGGCGGCACGTGAAGGCCACGCGGCAGCCCTGGTTCGGCTGCTCGTGCTGCCCACCGAACGTCGCGCGTCTGCTGAGCTCGCTTGGCGAGTACCTCTATCAAGTGTCCGACGACGATCGCACCGTGTACGCCCACCTATTCGTCGGCAGTATCGTCACGTTGAGCGTGGCCGGACACGACGTCACGCTGCGCCAAGAGTCGTCGCTCCCCTGGTCGGGCCGGGCCACCTTCACCATCGGGAGCCTCGCGGCGCGCGAGCCGCGAGGCCAGCACGGTCCGGGTGAGGCGGCATTCCAGCTGGCGCTGCGCGTCCCTGCCTGGAGGGCCGGTGAGCCGCAACTGCGGGTCAATGGCGAGGACGCCGCATACAACGTGAACGACGGGTACGCACTCGTGGACCGCGCCTGGCGTGAAGGAGACACAGTGGAGTGGATCCTGCCGATGGCGGCGCAACTGATGACCGCGCACCCGAACGTCCGCGCGAACGCGGGTCGTGTCGCCATTCAGCGCGGTCCGCTCGTCTACTGCCTCGAGGAAATCGACAACGGCGGTCCGCTCGCGTCGCTCGTTCTGCCCGCGGATGCAACGCTCGAGGAGCGCGTCAGCGACATCCTGCTGCCTGGCATGGTGATGCTCGACGGCCGGGCGATGCGAGAGGAGACCTTCGACTCGTTGGGCGAGACGAACAGGGGAGAGGCGGGCACGCTGTACCGGCCGTTCATGCCTGCGTTCACGGAAGTGCCGGTGCGGGCCGTGCCTTACTTCCTGTGGGGCAACCGCGAGCTGGGCGAAATGAATGTGTGGCTCCGGACTCACGCGGGCCTGTAA
- a CDS encoding ABC transporter substrate-binding protein: MNKPRLTLTITTIAALTAPLALAQSASTYTGPKVELTYVHGFTASDRTIKEELIKRFNASHPNIVVKGQAVPWPTTWQQLPSLVSAGRAPDVVAVTEDVMGNFMARGMFVEITPSDLSKAKIKSSDFYKNLWTSSTYKGKLYGVPFSQISFVMFYNKDLLKKSGVTSLPTNRQQFIQAAQKCTTDKTGKRPGDAGFNAKSLNTYGVNVAVGQGNLMAYGILRGNGGDLVNASQDPAFDSPEAQEALQFMVDLVQKYNVSKPNMTAESGIADFRAGKACFNIEGAWLNTQYQGIKDFEYGVAPVPQLGTKRPAFWTAFQSLMLPRQKPNYDNNKRLAALEFARWMTEPAQSLYWTATSGALPIRADVSKSTEYEKSQFAGVAAELEHGYIPTGVPWLPQVMTPWYQSIDSILLGKKNVKDALNAGVTEARKQVQQARQTIR; this comes from the coding sequence ATGAACAAGCCACGCCTCACGCTCACCATCACCACCATTGCCGCGCTCACCGCTCCCCTCGCCCTCGCACAGTCCGCCTCTACCTACACCGGCCCGAAGGTCGAGCTGACCTACGTTCACGGCTTCACCGCCTCCGACCGCACGATCAAGGAAGAGCTCATCAAACGCTTCAACGCCTCCCACCCGAACATCGTCGTGAAAGGCCAGGCCGTGCCGTGGCCCACCACTTGGCAGCAGCTTCCCTCGCTGGTTTCGGCTGGCCGCGCCCCCGACGTCGTCGCCGTCACCGAGGACGTCATGGGCAACTTCATGGCCCGCGGCATGTTCGTCGAAATTACCCCTTCCGATCTCAGCAAGGCGAAGATCAAAAGCAGCGACTTTTACAAGAACCTCTGGACCAGCAGCACCTACAAAGGCAAGCTGTACGGCGTTCCATTCAGCCAGATCTCCTTCGTGATGTTCTACAACAAGGACCTGCTGAAGAAATCCGGCGTCACGAGCCTCCCCACCAACCGCCAGCAGTTCATCCAGGCAGCGCAGAAGTGCACCACCGACAAGACCGGCAAACGCCCCGGCGATGCTGGCTTCAACGCCAAAAGCCTCAACACCTACGGCGTGAACGTTGCCGTCGGACAGGGCAATCTCATGGCCTACGGCATCCTGCGCGGCAACGGCGGCGACCTCGTGAACGCCAGTCAAGACCCGGCCTTTGACTCGCCCGAAGCGCAAGAAGCTCTGCAGTTCATGGTCGACCTGGTGCAGAAGTACAACGTCTCCAAGCCGAACATGACCGCCGAAAGCGGCATTGCCGACTTCCGCGCCGGCAAGGCCTGCTTCAACATCGAGGGCGCGTGGCTCAACACCCAGTACCAGGGCATCAAGGACTTCGAGTACGGCGTCGCGCCCGTGCCGCAGCTCGGCACCAAACGCCCCGCCTTCTGGACGGCCTTCCAGTCGCTCATGCTGCCCCGCCAAAAGCCGAACTACGACAACAACAAGCGTCTCGCCGCCCTTGAGTTCGCCCGTTGGATGACCGAGCCAGCGCAGAGCCTGTACTGGACCGCCACGTCCGGTGCGCTGCCGATTCGCGCGGACGTCTCCAAGAGCACCGAATACGAGAAGTCACAGTTCGCCGGGGTCGCGGCTGAACTCGAGCACGGCTACATCCCCACCGGCGTGCCGTGGCTCCCACAGGTCATGACGCCCTGGTACCAGAGCATCGACAGCATCCTCCTCGGCAAGAAGAACGTCAAGGACGCCCTCAACGCCGGAGTCACCGAGGCTCGCAAGCAGGTACAGCAGGCCCGTCAGACCATCAGGTAA
- a CDS encoding substrate-binding domain-containing protein, with product MSATRAKITDVAARAGVSHQTVSRVMNEHPNVASSTREKVLRVIRELDYQPNRAARSLSSQRSATIGVVSFGLSFYGPAQMLANIEQAARARGYSIAFASAPELNEREIERAIAELRKHFVDGILLIVPMQGLEIGRVREFCRGVPFALIDTPAVSAAPGASIDQLEGGRLGAEHLLTLGHQRIAWISGPRRWHDARLRAEGWQATFADAGLTPVAAMEGDWTPASGFALTQELLASRVSFTGLLVGNDQMALGALWALHERGVSVPGQVSVVGFDDIPESRFFHPPLTTIRQDFAALGVESLTALLEVIEAPTADSRSPRVLKPQLIVRASTTALSGTDRPDR from the coding sequence ATGTCAGCAACTCGTGCAAAAATCACCGACGTCGCGGCGCGGGCCGGCGTGTCCCACCAGACTGTCTCGCGGGTGATGAACGAACACCCGAATGTCGCGTCCAGCACCCGTGAGAAGGTCCTCCGCGTCATCCGCGAGCTCGACTACCAACCAAACCGCGCGGCTCGCAGCCTCTCGAGCCAACGTTCAGCCACGATTGGCGTCGTCAGCTTCGGCCTGAGCTTCTACGGCCCAGCGCAGATGCTCGCCAACATCGAGCAGGCTGCCCGCGCCCGCGGGTACAGCATTGCGTTCGCCAGTGCGCCAGAACTCAACGAACGCGAAATCGAACGCGCCATCGCGGAACTGCGCAAACATTTCGTCGACGGGATCCTGCTGATCGTGCCCATGCAGGGCCTTGAGATAGGCCGGGTGCGCGAGTTCTGCCGCGGCGTGCCCTTCGCCCTGATCGATACGCCTGCCGTGAGCGCCGCGCCCGGCGCCAGCATCGACCAGCTCGAAGGCGGCCGACTCGGCGCCGAGCACCTCCTGACGCTCGGCCACCAGCGCATCGCGTGGATCAGTGGGCCTCGCCGCTGGCACGATGCGCGCTTGCGCGCCGAAGGCTGGCAGGCCACGTTCGCCGACGCCGGCCTCACCCCCGTCGCCGCGATGGAAGGTGACTGGACGCCCGCCAGCGGTTTCGCCCTCACTCAGGAACTCCTCGCCAGCCGCGTGTCCTTCACCGGGCTGCTCGTCGGCAACGACCAGATGGCGCTCGGCGCCCTGTGGGCCCTGCACGAGCGGGGCGTTTCCGTGCCCGGCCAGGTATCGGTCGTCGGCTTCGACGACATTCCCGAAAGCCGCTTCTTCCACCCGCCCCTCACCACCATCCGCCAAGACTTCGCCGCCCTGGGTGTCGAGAGTCTCACTGCCCTTCTGGAAGTCATCGAGGCGCCCACCGCCGACAGCCGGTCACCTCGCGTGCTCAAACCACAACTGATCGTTCGCGCCAGCACCACCGCACTTTCCGGCACGGACCGCCCCGACCGCTGA
- a CDS encoding alpha-N-arabinofuranosidase — protein MNQHVIVNADITRGTINRNIYGHFAEHLGRCIYEGLWVGEDSPIPNTQGIRNDVLEALRELRIPVLRWPGGCFADEYHWKDGIGPREQRKRMVNTHWGGIVESNHFGTHEFLLLCELLGCEPYIAGNVGSGTVQEMSEWVEYLTFEGESPMAELRRQNGRDTPWTVKYFGIGNENWGCGGHMRPEYYADLFRQYRTYVRNYGSNRMYKIACGPNIDDYLWMETVMKNAHRFMDAISIHYYTIPGDFWLGKGAATGFPDEEWGITIRKAWFMDELITKHGAIMDRYDPERRIGMIVDEWGTWFDVEPGTNPGFLYQQNTIRDALVAGITLNIFHTHCDRVVMANIAQLVNVLQAVILTEGERMILTPTYHVFNMYKVHQDARLVDTHTLPEGSDDETKEHPTFSVSTSTKAPGRLNISLCNADPQASTEVRLEVRGLNASALRVTGTVLSADVKDAHNTFDAPDTVEPRVFDDFTIEGSMIRATLPRMSVTVLEVSANT, from the coding sequence ATGAATCAGCACGTTATCGTCAACGCCGACATCACCCGCGGAACGATCAACCGCAACATCTACGGGCATTTCGCTGAGCACCTGGGTCGCTGCATCTACGAGGGCCTCTGGGTGGGGGAGGATTCCCCCATTCCCAACACGCAGGGCATCCGCAACGACGTCCTAGAAGCCCTGCGGGAACTGCGTATCCCCGTGCTGCGGTGGCCCGGCGGCTGCTTCGCCGACGAGTACCACTGGAAGGACGGCATCGGCCCGCGCGAGCAGCGCAAACGCATGGTGAACACCCATTGGGGCGGGATCGTCGAGAGCAACCACTTCGGGACACACGAATTCCTGCTGTTGTGCGAACTGCTCGGCTGCGAGCCCTACATCGCCGGTAATGTCGGCAGCGGCACCGTCCAGGAAATGTCGGAGTGGGTGGAGTACCTGACGTTCGAAGGGGAGTCCCCGATGGCGGAACTGCGCCGCCAGAACGGCCGGGACACGCCATGGACGGTCAAGTACTTCGGAATCGGCAATGAGAACTGGGGCTGCGGCGGCCACATGCGCCCTGAATACTACGCCGACCTGTTCCGGCAGTACCGGACGTACGTGCGCAACTATGGCAGCAACCGAATGTACAAGATCGCGTGCGGCCCGAACATCGACGATTACCTCTGGATGGAAACCGTCATGAAGAACGCTCACCGCTTCATGGACGCAATCAGCATCCACTACTACACCATCCCAGGGGACTTCTGGCTCGGCAAGGGCGCCGCGACCGGCTTTCCCGACGAGGAGTGGGGCATCACGATCCGCAAGGCCTGGTTCATGGACGAGCTCATCACCAAGCATGGCGCGATCATGGATCGCTACGACCCCGAGCGGCGCATCGGCATGATCGTCGACGAGTGGGGCACCTGGTTTGACGTGGAGCCCGGCACCAACCCTGGCTTCCTGTATCAGCAGAACACCATTCGTGACGCGCTCGTGGCGGGCATCACCCTCAACATCTTCCACACACACTGCGACCGCGTCGTAATGGCCAACATCGCCCAGCTGGTGAACGTCCTGCAGGCTGTCATCCTCACGGAAGGCGAGAGGATGATCCTCACCCCCACGTACCACGTGTTCAACATGTACAAGGTCCATCAGGACGCCCGACTGGTCGACACGCACACCCTGCCCGAAGGGTCAGACGACGAAACGAAGGAACACCCGACGTTCTCCGTCTCCACCAGCACCAAGGCGCCGGGCCGCCTGAACATCAGCCTGTGCAACGCCGACCCGCAGGCCTCCACGGAAGTCCGCTTGGAGGTGCGTGGCCTCAACGCCAGCGCGCTACGCGTCACGGGAACCGTCCTGAGCGCGGATGTCAAGGACGCACACAACACCTTCGACGCGCCGGACACGGTCGAGCCGCGCGTCTTCGACGACTTCACCATCGAAGGCTCCATGATCCGCGCGACACTGCCGCGGATGTCCGTCACGGTGCTTGAAGTGAGTGCGAACACATGA
- a CDS encoding carbohydrate ABC transporter permease, with amino-acid sequence MAAPTVPTGATKTKRRRLPRDLPRFLLLCVEAIIFLAPFYWMISTSLKSEPDTIASPVQWIPLKPTLENYIEVLNAPDANILRWAWNSFFTSSVFAIGHVILCAITAYPLARLRFKGRDAWFWFILTSLMVPGIVTLIPTYVMMIQLNWIDTYHAMIWPGIAGVFGVFLLRQFFSGIPRELEEAARLDGANSLQILRHVILPLSIPALVTLGIFSFLGCWNQYVWPLFVAHGDMQTLPVGIGNFNTRYGIEYGKLMAGAAIAAVPVLIAYLLAQRYIVQGLTLTGMKD; translated from the coding sequence ATGGCCGCGCCCACCGTTCCCACAGGGGCCACCAAGACCAAACGCCGCCGTCTTCCCCGCGACCTGCCGCGCTTCCTGCTGCTGTGCGTCGAGGCGATCATCTTCCTTGCGCCCTTCTATTGGATGATCTCGACGTCCCTGAAGTCCGAACCGGACACCATCGCCTCCCCCGTCCAGTGGATTCCCCTCAAGCCCACCCTGGAGAACTACATCGAGGTGCTCAACGCCCCCGACGCGAACATCCTGCGTTGGGCCTGGAACTCCTTCTTCACCTCGAGCGTGTTCGCCATCGGCCACGTCATCCTCTGCGCCATCACCGCCTACCCCCTCGCCCGCTTGAGATTCAAAGGGCGCGACGCGTGGTTCTGGTTCATCCTCACCTCGCTGATGGTGCCTGGCATCGTCACGCTGATCCCCACCTACGTGATGATGATCCAGCTCAACTGGATCGACACCTACCACGCCATGATCTGGCCCGGCATCGCCGGCGTATTCGGCGTATTCCTGCTGCGCCAGTTCTTCAGCGGCATCCCCCGCGAGCTCGAGGAGGCCGCCCGCCTCGACGGCGCCAACAGCCTGCAGATCCTGCGGCACGTCATCCTGCCCCTCTCCATCCCGGCGCTCGTCACACTCGGCATCTTCTCGTTTCTCGGCTGCTGGAACCAGTACGTCTGGCCGCTGTTCGTCGCGCACGGCGACATGCAGACCCTTCCCGTCGGCATCGGGAACTTCAACACCCGCTACGGCATCGAGTACGGCAAGCTCATGGCGGGCGCCGCCATCGCTGCCGTGCCCGTCCTGATCGCCTACCTGCTCGCGCAGCGTTACATCGTTCAGGGCCTCACCCTTACCGGCATGAAGGACTGA
- a CDS encoding alpha-L-arabinofuranosidase C-terminal domain-containing protein produces MDGPWQLGALGALEYALKAQAAARLMRRQDPDLKLILCGSSTPVMPTYPEWDRLALETCWDEVDYLSLHYYADNKDDDTDSYLALTTQFEDQLDTLAATVRYVKAKQRSKKDVYLCWDEWNVSYKVPPEDGAWRVAPPIVEEVFNLEDALVVAQWLSVFLRRCDVLKIACVSMLLNVAGPLLTTRTQLLRQTTFYPLMLFSRYATGRALDPAVQAPTHVTKKYGEMPLLDVSASDDPATGHGAVFLVNRSMTEPLDTEVVWQDAPPTEVTSVIQLTGSAPKLTNSFTQPDLIAPRHLPGLPVEGARVKLTLPPLSFTVLTTRR; encoded by the coding sequence ATGGACGGCCCCTGGCAGCTCGGCGCGCTCGGGGCGCTGGAGTACGCCCTCAAGGCGCAGGCCGCCGCCCGCCTGATGCGCCGCCAGGATCCGGACCTCAAGCTGATCCTGTGCGGCTCCTCCACGCCCGTCATGCCCACTTACCCCGAGTGGGACCGGCTCGCCCTGGAAACCTGCTGGGACGAGGTCGACTACCTCTCGCTGCACTACTACGCCGACAACAAGGACGACGACACCGACAGCTACCTCGCGCTCACTACGCAGTTCGAGGATCAGCTCGACACGCTCGCCGCGACCGTGCGGTACGTCAAGGCCAAGCAGCGCTCCAAGAAGGACGTGTACCTGTGCTGGGACGAGTGGAACGTCTCCTACAAGGTCCCGCCCGAGGACGGCGCGTGGCGCGTCGCGCCCCCGATCGTCGAGGAAGTCTTCAACCTCGAGGACGCCCTGGTCGTCGCGCAGTGGCTAAGCGTTTTCCTGCGACGCTGCGACGTCCTCAAGATCGCTTGCGTCTCCATGCTCCTCAACGTCGCCGGCCCCCTCCTCACCACTCGAACGCAACTGCTGCGCCAGACCACCTTCTACCCTCTGATGCTCTTCAGCCGCTACGCCACCGGACGCGCCCTCGACCCCGCTGTCCAAGCGCCCACCCACGTCACGAAGAAGTACGGAGAGATGCCCCTCCTGGACGTCTCCGCCAGCGACGACCCTGCCACGGGCCACGGCGCCGTGTTCCTCGTCAACCGCAGCATGACCGAGCCACTCGACACCGAAGTCGTCTGGCAGGACGCTCCGCCGACCGAGGTCACCAGCGTCATCCAGCTTACCGGCAGCGCCCCCAAACTCACCAACAGCTTCACGCAACCCGACCTGATCGCGCCGCGGCACCTGCCCGGACTTCCCGTCGAAGGTGCGCGTGTAAAGCTGACGCTGCCGCCGCTGTCGTTCACGGTGCTCACCACGCGGCGCTGA